The DNA region AGAGATACTGCAAGATCTCATGCCAGAGTTATTGTGGTAGAAATAATGGGGAGACATGCAGGATGGTTAGCCCTTTATGGAGGACTTGCAGGTGGCGCAGATTATATCTTAATTCCTGAAGTAGAACCAAATCTTGAAGATCTCTACAACCATATAAGAAAACTCTACGCCAGAGGAAGAAATCATGCAGTTGTAGCCATTGCAGAGGGAGTACAACTTCCAGGCTTTACCTATCAAAAAGGTCAAGAAGGAATGGTCGATGCCTTTGGTCATATCCGCTTAGGTGGTGTAGGAAATGTTCTTGCTGAAGAGATACAGAAAAACTTAGGAATTGAGACTAGAGCGGTAATTTTAAGCCATCTTCAAAGGGGTGGAAGTCCCTCAATAAGAGATAGAATCATGGGACTTCTTCTTGGTAAAAAAGCTGTAGATTTGGTACATGAAGGAAAATCCGGACTATTTGTAGCTGTAAAAGGAAATGATTTAGTACCAGTAGATATAACCCTGATTGAAGGAAAGACAAAGAATGTTGATCCAGAATTTTATGAAAGTGTAAAGACATTCTTTAATAAGTAAAAAATTTAAGAAGAGGAGGGTTTGTGCCCTCCTCTTTTTTTTCTATAAGTTGTTACTATTTTCTTTACAACAAGATAAGAAATTACTGAAAATGTAGTTGATACAATAAAGTTTCCCAATAAATAGGATATGGCAAAAACCTTAAAGCTTCCCCTCTCAAACCCTCGCCATTCAAACTTACCAGTTAAAATAAAATCTCCTACAAAATAACTCAAAGCCCAAAAGAATGGAGAGGTAAAATAATTCATTATAAAAGTTCCAAGTAGCCCTGCTAAATAATTTAGTTTGAAAATATAAGAAATCAATATCACTAAGATTCCTCCAACCCCAAAGGTTGGAAAAATACCTATAAAAACGCCTATACTAAAACTTAAAGCGATTTTTTCAGGTGGATCTTTAAATCTGAGTAACTTAAGATAGATATACCTAAGAAGACTCTTGAGATTTCTTCTCTTCTTCATATAGTCTATCTAAAACTGGCTTTAGTTTTTTATATGTACTCTGCAAGTCTTCAGGAATTACCTTTGTTTCACCTAAAACAAACATGAAGTTAGTATCCCCATTCCACCTTGGAACTACGTGCATATGCAAATGTTCAGCTATTCCTGCTCCAGCTACTTCTCCTATGTTGAAACCTATATTAAACCCGTGAGGATTCATAGTCTCTTTTAAAGCTTTGACAGACAATTGAAGAAATCTCATCATTTCCATAAGAGTTTCAGTATCCAATTTAGTAATATCATTGGTATGTTCATAAGGCACAATCATGAGATGTCCGTTATTGTAAGGATATAGATTCAATATGATAAAATTAAACCTTCCCCTCAACAGAATTAGATTTTCTTCGTCTTTATTTTCTAAAAGTTTTTTACAAAAAATACAGTCCTTTTCTTTCTCTGATACAACATACTTTATCCTCCAAGGACAAAATAACCTTTTCACCAAAGATTTCCCCCTTCTTCAATTGGATTTAGATCTTGACAAAAGCTTATACTAAAAGTTATCATTTATCAAGAGTGCCGAAGTGGCGGAATTGGCAGACGCGCCAGACTCAAAATCTGGTGGGTGGGTGACACCCGTGCCGGTTCGACTCCGGCCTTCGGCACCAATAGTCTACCACAAACATTCCACCTCCCAATAAAGTTCCGGTGGAACTCTCTTCTTATATTTTGATACTTCTTCAAGGGAAATAGGAACAGGGGAATTCTTTTGCCATCCTATCATTACTCCGCCTTCCCCATTAAGAAGTCTCTTTATAGCTTCTACCCCCATAAAGGTAGCCATATTTCTATCAAAAACCGAGGGTGAACCCCCTCTTTGAATATGCCCGAGAACAACTATTCTTGTAGAAATTCCAAGCTTATCCTCAATCTGCTTACCTATAAAATAGGCACTTCCAACACCTTCTGCTACTACAATAATATTGTGTCTCTTTTTCCTTTTTTGCCTTTCTCTCAGTTTTTCTGTAATATATGGAAAATCAATAGGAACTTCTGGAATAAGAATTATATCTGCACCACTAACAAGTCCTGAAGTAAAGGCTATGAAGCCACACTCTCTACCCATGACCTCAATAACAAAGGTTCTTTCGTGAGCTGCGGCTGTATCTCTAATTTTGTTTATCGCATCTATTACATTGTTGCAGGCAGTATCAAAACCTATAGAAAAATCAGTACCCCACACATCATTATCAATACTGCCAGGAATTCCCACCACATTTATACCCTTTTTAAAAAGATCATAGGCACCCTTAAGAGAACCTTCTCCTCCGATCACTATTAAAGCGTCTAATCCATGTTTTTCCATATTTTCAATGGCTTTCTTCTGACCTTCTTCTTCTCTAAACTCATCCGATCTTGCAGTACGTAAGATAGTACCACCTTTTTGAACTATCTCGCTTACATCATCTCTTGATAATACCTTAAATTCCCCCTCAATTAAACCCTGATATCCCCTCTCTATCCCTATAATTTCTATTCCCTTAGATATTCCAAACCTTACAATAGCCCTTATAGCAGAATTCATTCCAGGAGCATCTCCACCACTTGTAAGCACTCCAATTCTTCTAATCATTTTTCTTCCTCCTCAACAAATCTACCATAACTCCTCAATTTTATCCATCTTTCTTCAAGAAGGACTCTTGTCTCTTTATTTTTATACTTCTTCAAAACTCTACTTAACGCTTTTCTTAGATTTTCGACAGTACCAAGGAAATCCTCATGAGCTCCACCATTAGGCTCTGGAATAATTTCATCTACAAGTCCTAATTTCAAAAGATCTTCAGAAGTAATCTTTAAAGCCTCAGCAGCTTCGGGAGCCTTAGAAGAATCTCTAAATAAGATAGAAGCACATCCTTCAGGAGAGATTACAGAATAATAAGCGTTCTCAAGAATCATAATATAATCTCCAACACCTATTCCCAAAGCTCCTCCACTTCCGCCCTCACTTAAAACTACTACAATTATGGGTGTTTCTAAGAGGGACATTTCTTTTAAATTATTAGCAATTGCCCAAGCCTGTCCCCTTTCTTCTGCCCCTATTCCTGGATAAGCTCCAGCAGTATCAATAAAAGAGATAACAGGCAGAGAAAATTTTTCTGCCAACTTCATAACTCTCAAAGCCTTCCTATATCCTTCTGGATGGGGCATACCAAAATTTCT from Dictyoglomus turgidum DSM 6724 includes:
- a CDS encoding 6-phosphofructokinase; this translates as MSKMRIGVLTGGGDCPGLNPAIRGIVMRALDYGDEVIGLKYGWAGLIKADTMPLSLDIVEDILEVGGTILGSSRTNPFKKEEDVQKCIENFKKLNLDALIAIGGEDTLGVASKFSKLGLPMIGVPKTIDKDLEETDYTLGFDTAVEVVVDAIKRLRDTARSHARVIVVEIMGRHAGWLALYGGLAGGADYILIPEVEPNLEDLYNHIRKLYARGRNHAVVAIAEGVQLPGFTYQKGQEGMVDAFGHIRLGGVGNVLAEEIQKNLGIETRAVILSHLQRGGSPSIRDRIMGLLLGKKAVDLVHEGKSGLFVAVKGNDLVPVDITLIEGKTKNVDPEFYESVKTFFNK
- a CDS encoding DUF2062 domain-containing protein, with protein sequence MKKRRNLKSLLRYIYLKLLRFKDPPEKIALSFSIGVFIGIFPTFGVGGILVILISYIFKLNYLAGLLGTFIMNYFTSPFFWALSYFVGDFILTGKFEWRGFERGSFKVFAISYLLGNFIVSTTFSVISYLVVKKIVTTYRKKRGGHKPSSS
- a CDS encoding HIT family protein, translating into MKRLFCPWRIKYVVSEKEKDCIFCKKLLENKDEENLILLRGRFNFIILNLYPYNNGHLMIVPYEHTNDITKLDTETLMEMMRFLQLSVKALKETMNPHGFNIGFNIGEVAGAGIAEHLHMHVVPRWNGDTNFMFVLGETKVIPEDLQSTYKKLKPVLDRLYEEEKKSQESS
- the pfkA gene encoding 6-phosphofructokinase, with the translated sequence MRRIGVLTSGGDAPGMNSAIRAIVRFGISKGIEIIGIERGYQGLIEGEFKVLSRDDVSEIVQKGGTILRTARSDEFREEEGQKKAIENMEKHGLDALIVIGGEGSLKGAYDLFKKGINVVGIPGSIDNDVWGTDFSIGFDTACNNVIDAINKIRDTAAAHERTFVIEVMGRECGFIAFTSGLVSGADIILIPEVPIDFPYITEKLRERQKRKKRHNIIVVAEGVGSAYFIGKQIEDKLGISTRIVVLGHIQRGGSPSVFDRNMATFMGVEAIKRLLNGEGGVMIGWQKNSPVPISLEEVSKYKKRVPPELYWEVECLW
- a CDS encoding acetyl-CoA carboxylase carboxyltransferase subunit alpha, with product MVNKLSPWERILIARHPKRPTFTDFLNELFDNFLELHGDRLFGDDPAIIAGFGSFENESVVIIGQEKGKSIQEKMKRNFGMPHPEGYRKALRVMKLAEKFSLPVISFIDTAGAYPGIGAEERGQAWAIANNLKEMSLLETPIIVVVLSEGGSGGALGIGVGDYIMILENAYYSVISPEGCASILFRDSSKAPEAAEALKITSEDLLKLGLVDEIIPEPNGGAHEDFLGTVENLRKALSRVLKKYKNKETRVLLEERWIKLRSYGRFVEEEEK